In the Deinococcus budaensis genome, one interval contains:
- a CDS encoding YciI family protein, with translation MTPGSTPTLWVIQSRYLKSGDDLAAVTPRHREWLDQHYRSGLFLTSGRKVDGTGGVLLAQAESQEQLEQVFRDDPFVLERCSEYTYTPFTPVKRGRAVMLDGVPLVE, from the coding sequence ATGACGCCAGGCAGCACGCCGACCCTGTGGGTGATTCAGAGCCGTTACCTCAAGAGCGGAGACGACCTCGCCGCCGTCACGCCCCGGCACCGGGAGTGGCTGGACCAGCACTACCGCTCGGGCCTCTTCCTGACCTCCGGCCGCAAGGTGGACGGCACGGGCGGCGTGCTGCTCGCGCAGGCCGAGAGCCAGGAGCAGCTTGAGCAGGTCTTCCGGGACGACCCCTTCGTGCTGGAGAGGTGCTCGGAGTACACCTACACGCCGTTCACGCCCGTCAAGCGGGGGCGAGCGGTGATGCTGGACGGCGTGCCGCTGGTGGAATAG
- a CDS encoding 3-hydroxyacyl-CoA dehydrogenase family protein: MNFGVIGAGQMGGGIAQVAAQSGFSVVVQDVKQEFLDRGRAVIEKSLAKLHEKGRLTGTPEEVLGRIKFTTELSDFADCDIVVEAIVENEAIKAQLFRQLGEIVKPDGILASNTSSIPITSLATASGRPERFIGMHFMNPVPLMQLVEVIRGYSTSDETAQKVTEAARAMGKTPVECNDFPGFVSNRILMPMLNEAIQCVMEGVAEPEAIDQIMKLGMNHPMGPLTLADFIGLDTCLAIMEVLHQGLGDDKYRPSPLLRKMVQAGLLGRKSGRGFYSY; encoded by the coding sequence ATGAACTTTGGAGTCATCGGAGCAGGACAGATGGGCGGCGGCATCGCGCAGGTCGCCGCGCAGAGTGGATTCAGCGTCGTCGTGCAGGACGTGAAGCAGGAGTTTCTGGACCGGGGCCGGGCCGTCATTGAAAAGAGCCTCGCCAAGCTGCACGAGAAGGGGCGGCTGACGGGCACGCCCGAAGAAGTGCTGGGGCGGATCAAGTTCACCACCGAACTGAGTGACTTCGCCGACTGCGACATCGTGGTCGAAGCCATCGTGGAGAACGAGGCGATCAAGGCGCAGCTTTTCCGGCAACTGGGCGAGATCGTCAAGCCCGACGGCATCCTGGCGAGCAACACCAGTTCCATCCCGATCACCAGCCTCGCCACGGCGAGCGGGCGGCCAGAGCGGTTTATCGGGATGCACTTCATGAACCCGGTGCCGCTGATGCAGCTCGTCGAGGTCATTCGCGGCTATTCCACCAGCGACGAGACGGCGCAGAAGGTGACCGAAGCGGCGCGGGCGATGGGCAAGACGCCCGTGGAGTGCAACGACTTCCCCGGCTTCGTGTCCAACCGCATTCTGATGCCCATGCTGAACGAGGCCATCCAGTGCGTGATGGAGGGCGTGGCCGAGCCCGAAGCCATTGACCAGATCATGAAGCTGGGGATGAACCACCCGATGGGGCCGCTGACGCTGGCGGACTTTATCGGGCTGGACACCTGCCTCGCCATCATGGAGGTGCTGCATCAGGGGCTGGGGGACGACAAGTACCGGCCCTCGCCGCTGCTGCGCAAGATGGTGCAGGCCGGGCTGCTGGGGCGCAAGAGCGGGCGGGGCTTCTACAGCTACTGA
- a CDS encoding peroxidase-related enzyme, translated as MTTTQPPTDERRISYLPVPDASGVPEGVSKLWAKAEANMGFVPNVFRAQAVNGEQFQAWWNYFNLLLNKEGYLSNAERELVAVVVSGVNRCLYCAVSHGAALRHFDGDPQKADAVAVNWRHATLTERERVLCEYAEKLTLRPAEVTEADLQPLRGVGLDDHQIMELVQVIAMFNMTNRVSSALGFQPNAEYYAQSR; from the coding sequence ATGACCACAACCCAGCCGCCCACCGACGAGCGCCGTATCTCTTACCTGCCCGTCCCCGACGCGTCCGGAGTACCCGAGGGCGTGAGCAAGCTGTGGGCCAAGGCCGAGGCCAACATGGGCTTCGTGCCCAACGTGTTCCGTGCCCAAGCGGTCAACGGCGAGCAGTTCCAGGCGTGGTGGAACTACTTCAACCTGCTGCTGAACAAGGAGGGGTACCTCTCCAACGCCGAGCGCGAACTCGTGGCCGTGGTCGTCAGCGGCGTCAACCGTTGCCTGTACTGCGCCGTGTCGCACGGGGCGGCCCTGCGCCACTTTGACGGCGACCCGCAGAAAGCCGACGCGGTGGCGGTGAACTGGCGCCACGCCACCCTCACCGAGCGCGAGCGCGTGCTGTGCGAGTACGCCGAGAAACTGACCCTGCGCCCCGCCGAGGTCACCGAAGCCGACCTCCAGCCCCTGCGCGGAGTGGGCCTGGATGACCACCAGATCATGGAACTCGTGCAGGTGATCGCCATGTTCAACATGACCAACCGCGTGAGCAGCGCCCTCGGGTTCCAGCCCAACGCCGAGTACTACGCGCAGAGCCGCTGA
- a CDS encoding DUF456 domain-containing protein: protein MSLAFLVFLVFWIVGMVGTFVPAMPATVIIFAGSVAATLIDGFQPWPDLPFLLTFAVITFLISMIDNFASAWGARRYGGSKQAGWGALIGGLVGIFIPFGLIVGPLAGALIAELFVVRKPLLDAGRAAWGTLLGLLTGIAAKLVLHLLIGVYELWRLWDPAESIFG from the coding sequence ATGAGCCTCGCCTTCCTCGTGTTCCTGGTCTTCTGGATCGTCGGCATGGTCGGCACCTTCGTGCCCGCCATGCCTGCCACGGTCATCATCTTCGCCGGGTCGGTCGCCGCCACGCTGATCGACGGCTTTCAACCCTGGCCCGATCTGCCGTTCCTGCTCACCTTCGCGGTCATCACGTTCCTGATCTCCATGATCGACAACTTCGCCTCGGCGTGGGGGGCGCGGCGCTACGGGGGCAGCAAGCAGGCCGGCTGGGGGGCCTTGATCGGCGGGCTGGTGGGCATCTTCATCCCGTTCGGGCTGATCGTGGGGCCGCTGGCCGGAGCGCTGATTGCGGAACTGTTCGTCGTGCGCAAGCCCTTGCTTGATGCAGGCCGCGCCGCGTGGGGCACCCTGCTGGGGCTGCTGACCGGCATCGCCGCCAAGCTGGTGCTGCACCTGTTGATCGGCGTGTACGAGCTGTGGCGGCTGTGGGACCCGGCCGAGAGCATTTTCGGGTAG
- a CDS encoding YkvA family protein, protein MLEHLRALARRLKTELHALSLAARDPRTPWPARLLALGVLAYALSPIDLIPDFIPVLGQLDDLLLLPAGLWLALRLIPRDVLSDARAQAAAHPARLARSGWGLALMLGLYVLGLGLLWAWWARG, encoded by the coding sequence ATGCTGGAGCACCTGCGCGCCCTGGCCCGGCGCCTGAAGACGGAACTGCACGCCCTGAGCCTCGCCGCCCGCGACCCGCGCACGCCCTGGCCCGCCCGGCTGCTGGCCCTGGGGGTGCTGGCCTACGCCCTGAGTCCCATCGACCTGATTCCCGACTTTATTCCGGTGCTGGGACAGCTCGACGACCTGCTGCTCCTTCCCGCCGGGCTGTGGCTGGCCCTGCGGCTGATCCCCCGCGACGTGCTGTCGGACGCCCGCGCGCAGGCTGCCGCCCACCCCGCCCGGCTGGCCCGCTCCGGCTGGGGGCTGGCGCTGATGCTGGGACTGTATGTGCTGGGACTGGGGCTGCTGTGGGCCTGGTGGGCCAGGGGCTAG
- a CDS encoding CPBP family intramembrane glutamic endopeptidase has protein sequence MTAPDVPASLPTPDAPPAPGIRALDGNRAALTLLIAQNVISALLIARGVPLGTALLLSFVGNAVLAVTVFRRPMAALLRDSRWRTPPSWGLALAAFVLAFLASRAFALVFVTLSPGSADAIPQFVSRGADLWALLLAAGLLVPFAEEVAFRGLMLRGHERAAGFAVAALTSSVAFAVAHGVPASVAGILPLAYALARLTQHSGSLWNAVIVHALNNTLAVGLGAFLAGRDLGDTRQATEMLGNPALAVPLALGAGLFGAAVMVVLHLWLTPRPDPQARAAPGPWLSGAFVGIVLFGVVAAALTLPAVQQAVTDLRGALR, from the coding sequence ATGACGGCTCCGGACGTGCCCGCTTCCCTTCCCACCCCGGACGCGCCCCCGGCGCCGGGCATCCGCGCGCTCGACGGCAACCGCGCCGCGCTGACCCTCTTGATCGCGCAGAACGTGATCTCGGCGCTGTTGATCGCGCGGGGCGTGCCGCTGGGCACGGCGCTGCTGCTCTCGTTCGTGGGCAATGCCGTGCTGGCCGTCACGGTCTTTCGGCGGCCGATGGCGGCGCTGCTGCGCGACTCGCGCTGGCGCACCCCGCCCTCCTGGGGGCTGGCGCTGGCGGCCTTCGTGCTGGCGTTTCTGGCGTCGCGGGCCTTTGCGCTGGTGTTCGTGACCCTTTCGCCGGGAAGTGCCGACGCCATTCCGCAGTTCGTGAGCCGGGGTGCGGATCTGTGGGCGCTGCTGCTGGCGGCGGGGCTGCTGGTGCCCTTTGCCGAGGAGGTCGCCTTCCGGGGCCTGATGCTGCGCGGGCACGAGCGCGCGGCGGGCTTTGCGGTCGCGGCGCTGACAAGCAGCGTGGCCTTTGCCGTCGCGCACGGGGTTCCGGCGAGCGTGGCGGGCATCCTGCCGCTGGCCTACGCGCTGGCCCGGCTGACCCAGCACAGCGGCAGCCTCTGGAACGCCGTGATCGTCCACGCGCTGAACAACACCCTGGCCGTGGGGCTGGGTGCCTTTCTGGCCGGGCGCGACCTGGGCGACACCCGCCAGGCGACCGAGATGCTGGGCAATCCGGCGCTGGCCGTGCCGCTGGCGCTGGGAGCCGGACTGTTCGGCGCGGCGGTGATGGTCGTGCTGCACCTGTGGTTGACCCCCAGGCCCGACCCGCAGGCGCGCGCCGCCCCCGGTCCCTGGCTGAGCGGCGCCTTCGTGGGCATCGTGCTGTTCGGGGTCGTGGCCGCCGCCCTGACCCTGCCCGCCGTGCAGCAGGCCGTCACCGACCTGCGCGGGGCGCTGCGCTAG
- a CDS encoding threonine aldolase family protein produces MTATLPDPTRPRVLADLRSDTVTTPTPEMREAMAQAPVGDDVYGEDPTVNALQAEAARLTGFEAGLFMPSGTMTNQVAIALHTRRGEEVICAEGSHIYEWELGMMAAFSGVVPRFVPAPLGVPDPEAVRLAVRRSVHQSPTGMISLEDTHNKAGGTVIPLDVLAAIRDVANEEGLPLHLDGARVFNAAAAQGVPVSEITRHFGTVSICLSKGLGAPVGSVLLGSAAAMKQAHRYRKMLGGGMRQAGVLAAAGLLALRDGPARLQGDHRRTRRLAEALLEAGYSVNLAAVQTNILYVTLPDAAAQVSRWAEAGVLASALGPDSVRFVLHHQVGDEALEEAIRVLTA; encoded by the coding sequence ATGACTGCCACCCTGCCCGACCCTACCCGGCCGCGCGTCCTGGCCGACCTGCGCTCCGACACCGTGACCACGCCCACCCCCGAGATGCGGGAAGCGATGGCGCAGGCCCCGGTGGGCGACGACGTGTACGGCGAGGACCCGACCGTCAATGCCCTCCAGGCCGAGGCTGCGCGCCTGACCGGCTTCGAGGCGGGGCTGTTCATGCCGTCGGGCACCATGACCAATCAGGTCGCCATCGCCCTGCACACCCGCCGGGGCGAGGAGGTGATCTGCGCCGAGGGGTCGCACATCTACGAGTGGGAACTGGGGATGATGGCGGCCTTTTCGGGCGTGGTGCCGCGCTTCGTGCCCGCGCCGCTGGGCGTGCCCGACCCGGAGGCGGTGCGCCTCGCCGTGCGCCGCAGTGTCCACCAGTCCCCGACCGGGATGATCAGCCTGGAAGACACCCACAACAAGGCGGGCGGCACGGTGATCCCGCTGGACGTGCTCGCCGCCATTCGGGACGTGGCCAACGAGGAGGGCCTGCCGCTGCACCTCGACGGGGCGCGGGTCTTCAACGCCGCCGCCGCGCAGGGCGTGCCCGTTTCCGAGATCACCCGGCACTTTGGCACCGTGAGCATCTGCCTGAGCAAAGGCCTGGGTGCGCCCGTGGGCAGCGTCTTGCTGGGCAGCGCGGCCGCGATGAAGCAGGCCCACCGCTACCGCAAGATGCTGGGCGGCGGGATGCGTCAGGCCGGGGTCCTCGCTGCCGCTGGCCTGCTCGCCCTGCGAGACGGTCCTGCCCGCCTGCAAGGGGATCACCGCCGCACCCGCAGGCTGGCCGAAGCGCTGCTGGAGGCCGGGTACAGCGTGAACCTAGCCGCCGTGCAGACCAACATCCTTTACGTGACCCTGCCCGACGCGGCGGCGCAGGTGTCCCGCTGGGCCGAAGCGGGCGTGCTGGCGAGCGCCCTGGGGCCGGACTCGGTGCGCTTCGTGCTGCACCACCAGGTTGGTGACGAGGCGCTGGAGGAAGCGATCCGGGTGCTGACGGCCTGA
- a CDS encoding elongation factor G, with amino-acid sequence MERAVRIVSVAGHSGAGKTTLSEALLVAAGALTRAGRVEDGTTQSDHTDAEKAHGFSISTGVLRLTHRDTDLTLLDTPGYADFVREIRGGIRAADSALIVVSAVSGVEVGTERVWATADRFAMPRVVVMSKMDRDRAHFHAVLADLRVSLKGPVAAAFLPLGEGPDFQGVVDVLGASPDEVPGDLRPALREARGALTDAIVETDDALMNRYLEGEEIGTEELRAAFLRAVHAGTLYPVVPVSGETGVGVPELLNLMVDGLRSAQERGVLTGLDGQTREPVPDAPASARVWRVSVDPFVGKLAYIRVWSGTVRPGDTLRNTTRGVDVKPAHLYVVSGKELTEVPELRAGMIGVLTKLPDLHTGDTLADPANPIEYDPLVLPDPAHTVALFPKTRQDEDRLGTAMARLLEEDPTLRFAREPQTGELLLAGMGDMHTAIAVEKLAGLGVNVETRTPQIPYRETIRASSQAQGKHKKQSGGHGQYGDCHLRLDPGTGTAFRSEVVGGAIPGKYLPSIEKGVADAMGKGPLAGYPMQDVHVAVTHGSYHDVDSSDLAFRTAGALAFRNAVEGARPTLLEPVMQLRVRAPAQFTGDLIGDLQTRRARVQGMEPEGTVITVTAVVPQSELQTYSADLRSLTGDRGAFSVKPLGYQDLPEHLAKKVIEARRSAAAAG; translated from the coding sequence GTGGAGAGAGCCGTTCGGATCGTGAGTGTGGCCGGGCACAGCGGGGCCGGCAAGACCACCCTCTCGGAAGCCCTGCTGGTCGCCGCCGGGGCGCTGACGCGGGCCGGGCGGGTGGAGGACGGCACCACCCAGAGTGACCACACCGACGCCGAAAAGGCGCACGGGTTTTCGATCTCGACCGGGGTGCTGCGGCTCACGCACCGGGACACCGACCTGACCCTGCTGGACACGCCGGGCTACGCGGACTTCGTGCGCGAGATTCGCGGCGGCATCCGCGCGGCGGACTCGGCCTTGATCGTGGTGAGCGCCGTGAGCGGTGTGGAGGTCGGCACCGAGCGGGTCTGGGCAACAGCCGACCGCTTCGCCATGCCCCGGGTGGTCGTGATGTCCAAGATGGACCGCGACCGCGCCCACTTCCACGCGGTACTGGCCGACCTGCGCGTCAGCCTGAAGGGGCCGGTGGCGGCGGCCTTCTTGCCGCTGGGCGAGGGACCGGACTTCCAGGGCGTGGTGGACGTACTGGGCGCGTCGCCGGACGAGGTGCCCGGCGACCTGCGCCCCGCGCTGCGCGAGGCCAGGGGCGCGCTGACCGACGCCATCGTGGAGACCGACGACGCCCTGATGAACCGTTACCTGGAAGGCGAGGAGATCGGCACCGAGGAACTGCGCGCCGCCTTCTTGCGGGCAGTCCACGCCGGGACCCTCTACCCGGTCGTGCCGGTCAGCGGGGAGACGGGCGTGGGCGTGCCCGAGCTGCTGAACCTGATGGTGGACGGGCTGCGCAGTGCCCAGGAGCGCGGCGTGCTGACCGGCCTGGACGGCCAGACGCGCGAGCCGGTGCCGGACGCCCCCGCCAGCGCGCGGGTGTGGCGGGTCAGCGTGGACCCCTTCGTGGGCAAGCTGGCGTACATCCGCGTCTGGAGCGGCACCGTCCGCCCCGGCGATACCCTGCGCAACACCACGCGCGGGGTGGACGTGAAGCCTGCCCACCTCTACGTCGTGAGCGGCAAGGAGCTGACCGAGGTGCCCGAGCTGCGCGCCGGGATGATCGGCGTGCTGACCAAGCTGCCCGACCTGCACACCGGAGACACCCTGGCCGACCCGGCGAACCCCATCGAGTATGACCCGCTGGTGCTGCCAGACCCCGCGCACACGGTGGCCCTCTTTCCGAAAACTCGCCAGGACGAGGACCGCCTGGGCACCGCCATGGCCCGCCTGCTGGAGGAAGACCCCACCCTGCGCTTTGCCCGCGAGCCGCAGACGGGCGAGCTGCTGCTGGCGGGCATGGGCGACATGCACACGGCCATCGCGGTGGAAAAGCTCGCGGGGCTGGGCGTGAACGTGGAGACCCGCACCCCGCAGATTCCCTACCGCGAGACCATCCGCGCGTCCTCGCAGGCGCAGGGCAAGCACAAGAAGCAGTCGGGCGGGCACGGACAATACGGTGACTGCCACCTGCGCCTCGACCCCGGCACGGGCACGGCCTTCCGCTCGGAGGTGGTGGGCGGCGCGATTCCCGGCAAGTACCTGCCCAGCATCGAAAAGGGCGTGGCCGACGCGATGGGCAAGGGGCCGCTGGCGGGCTACCCCATGCAGGACGTGCATGTGGCCGTAACCCACGGGTCCTACCACGACGTGGATTCCAGCGACCTCGCTTTCCGCACCGCCGGAGCATTGGCCTTCCGCAACGCGGTGGAGGGGGCCCGGCCGACCCTGCTCGAACCCGTGATGCAACTCAGGGTCCGTGCCCCCGCCCAGTTCACCGGCGACCTGATCGGGGACCTCCAGACCCGCCGCGCCCGGGTGCAGGGGATGGAACCCGAAGGCACCGTGATCACCGTCACCGCCGTCGTGCCGCAGTCGGAACTCCAGACCTACAGCGCCGACCTGCGCAGCCTGACCGGCGACCGGGGAGCTTTCAGCGTGAAGCCCCTGGGCTACCAGGACCTGCCCGAGCACCTGGCGAAGAAAGTGATCGAAGCGCGGCGGTCGGCGGCAGCGGCGGGATAG
- a CDS encoding PRC and DUF2382 domain-containing protein has translation MTQMNLMRLSDLNRDNQLDMSGEGVYNPSGNTAYGAGGDKIGTVRDALVDPSTGRIRMLILDVGGWFSSKEVVVPVGEARFDDSGVYFDNLTKDQVKNMSEYRYDQTYSNEAMMADERVLRGANTTETESTYRERAYRTPDRLQLLEERLMVNKERFSAGAVEIGKHVETRQETVNVPLQREEVIIERHAVTDARPVEGAVLGAASETMRVDLEAERANVSKQAYVTEEVEIGKRTVTETQTVTETVGREVLDVNKTGEVQLTDGQTMTDTDRNRNNR, from the coding sequence ATGACCCAGATGAACCTGATGCGCCTGTCTGACCTGAACCGCGACAACCAGCTGGATATGTCCGGCGAGGGCGTCTACAACCCCAGCGGCAACACCGCCTACGGCGCCGGCGGCGACAAGATCGGCACCGTCCGCGACGCGCTGGTGGATCCCTCCACCGGCCGCATCCGCATGCTGATTCTGGACGTGGGCGGCTGGTTCTCCTCCAAGGAGGTCGTCGTGCCGGTGGGCGAGGCCCGCTTTGACGACAGCGGCGTGTACTTCGACAACCTGACCAAAGATCAGGTCAAGAACATGAGCGAGTACCGCTACGACCAGACCTACTCCAACGAGGCCATGATGGCCGACGAGCGCGTCCTGCGCGGCGCCAACACCACCGAGACCGAGAGCACCTACCGCGAGCGCGCCTACCGCACCCCTGACCGCCTCCAGCTGCTCGAAGAGCGCCTGATGGTCAACAAGGAGCGCTTCAGCGCCGGGGCCGTCGAGATCGGCAAGCATGTCGAGACCCGCCAGGAGACGGTGAACGTGCCGCTTCAGCGCGAGGAAGTCATCATCGAGCGCCACGCCGTGACCGACGCCCGCCCGGTGGAGGGCGCCGTGCTGGGCGCCGCCAGCGAGACCATGCGGGTCGATCTGGAGGCCGAGCGCGCCAACGTGAGCAAGCAGGCTTACGTGACCGAGGAAGTCGAGATTGGCAAGCGCACCGTCACCGAGACCCAGACGGTCACCGAGACGGTGGGCCGCGAGGTGCTGGACGTGAACAAGACCGGCGAGGTGCAGCTCACCGACGGTCAGACCATGACCGACACCGACCGCAACCGCAACAACCGCTGA
- a CDS encoding DUF2382 domain-containing protein — MDERNTDRPQALDTTPTSEPQTPSTRISGREGDDLPTSETREIVERLRLHEERATVEVISEQLGAVTVRRVVREREEVVPITLHSEYLEITVQEGTGGRVTLRGEPLEVGRTYEVPLYEERAVIDKQIYPLSDVTIAKQARSYVQTERLTLRREELDVEDPLGLVRDRLRTDSSNDPQR; from the coding sequence ATGGACGAGCGCAACACGGACAGGCCTCAGGCCCTGGACACCACCCCGACCTCCGAGCCGCAGACCCCCAGCACCCGGATCTCCGGCCGGGAGGGAGACGACCTCCCCACCTCCGAGACCCGTGAGATCGTCGAGCGGCTGCGGCTGCACGAGGAGCGCGCCACCGTCGAGGTGATTTCCGAACAGCTGGGCGCCGTCACGGTGCGCCGGGTGGTGCGCGAGCGCGAGGAGGTCGTGCCTATCACCCTGCACAGTGAATATCTGGAAATCACCGTCCAGGAAGGCACCGGGGGCCGCGTGACCCTGAGGGGCGAGCCGCTGGAGGTCGGGCGCACCTACGAGGTCCCGCTGTACGAGGAGCGGGCAGTGATCGACAAGCAGATCTACCCCCTCAGCGACGTGACCATCGCCAAGCAGGCGCGCAGCTACGTCCAGACTGAGCGCCTGACCCTGCGCCGCGAGGAACTCGACGTGGAAGACCCGCTGGGCCTGGTGCGCGACCGCCTGCGGACGGACTCCAGCAACGACCCGCAGCGCTGA
- the mnmD gene encoding tRNA (5-methylaminomethyl-2-thiouridine)(34)-methyltransferase MnmD, producing MTNGPSFLAGDLILTPDGSRTALSLRYGEAYGSRHGAAAQARHVFVEGSGTHTHPAPRVLEVGFGLGANFRATLEQCARRGAALTYLAYEFDPAPTGLLRAVAEGSAGADHPAWAAALAGWGRASPLTVRLPGVALSVVFGDVREAGLPSGWATAVYLDGFSPARNPEVWTPDLVGRLAGSLAPGGVLTTYSAAGHVRRTLAGAGLTVERRPGPPGKRECLRAVRPA from the coding sequence ATGACGAACGGCCCCAGCTTCCTGGCAGGTGACCTGATCCTGACCCCCGACGGCTCACGCACCGCCCTGAGCCTGCGCTACGGCGAGGCCTACGGCTCGCGGCACGGGGCGGCGGCGCAGGCCCGGCACGTCTTCGTGGAGGGCAGCGGCACCCACACCCACCCGGCTCCGCGCGTGCTGGAGGTGGGCTTTGGCCTGGGAGCGAACTTCCGGGCCACGCTGGAGCAGTGCGCCCGCCGGGGGGCGGCGCTGACGTACCTCGCCTACGAGTTCGATCCGGCGCCCACCGGGCTGCTGCGCGCGGTGGCCGAGGGAAGTGCGGGCGCCGACCACCCCGCCTGGGCCGCCGCGCTGGCGGGGTGGGGCCGGGCTTCGCCGCTGACGGTGCGGCTTCCCGGCGTGGCCCTGAGCGTGGTGTTCGGGGACGTGCGGGAGGCGGGGCTGCCGTCCGGGTGGGCGACCGCCGTGTATCTCGACGGCTTTTCGCCTGCCCGCAACCCGGAAGTCTGGACGCCAGACCTCGTCGGGCGGCTGGCCGGATCGCTCGCGCCGGGCGGAGTCCTGACCACCTACAGCGCCGCCGGACACGTCCGCCGCACGCTGGCCGGGGCGGGGCTGACGGTGGAGCGGCGCCCCGGTCCCCCCGGCAAACGCGAGTGCCTGCGGGCGGTGCGGCCCGCGTGA
- a CDS encoding FAD-dependent oxidoreductase produces the protein MTPGSHLLVVGGGVAGASVAYFAARAGARVTVIDAGRHAASHVPSALVNPVRGQSGQVDPRAREGLRLTWALVDALAEAGVGVPHGRTGVVRPVPDDRTQQKFARNLPPGLPHRWLPAGDRPAALAPGWTHALLLPEGGWLDGAAFTAGLLAVSGAGVVRERARTWDAHTVTLENGERLGGDAVVWCGGAVGAGWAGEAGVQRAGTLLTLDRSPSLQPLSFGAYLAPAAAGGVLGATFEAPTSGWPGQGEQTPTLPLPSLGWLLGKGEALTDLSGVRVTGRWSGRRLSGLVAGRQPDGSWRLSGLGSKGFLLGPLLARHVAGDVLAARGM, from the coding sequence GTGACCCCCGGTTCCCATCTGCTGGTGGTCGGCGGCGGGGTCGCGGGCGCCTCGGTCGCGTACTTCGCGGCGCGGGCCGGAGCGCGGGTCACGGTGATCGATGCCGGAAGGCACGCCGCCAGCCACGTCCCCTCGGCGCTGGTCAACCCGGTGCGGGGGCAGTCCGGGCAGGTGGACCCCCGCGCCCGGGAGGGCCTGCGGCTGACCTGGGCGCTGGTGGACGCGCTGGCAGAAGCCGGGGTGGGCGTGCCGCACGGACGGACCGGGGTCGTGAGGCCGGTCCCCGACGACCGGACGCAGCAGAAGTTCGCCCGCAACCTTCCCCCGGGTTTGCCGCACCGCTGGCTGCCCGCCGGGGACCGGCCCGCCGCGCTCGCTCCCGGCTGGACGCACGCGCTGCTGCTCCCGGAGGGCGGCTGGCTGGACGGCGCGGCCTTCACAGCGGGGCTGCTGGCAGTCTCGGGGGCCGGGGTCGTGCGGGAGCGAGCGAGAACCTGGGACGCCCACACGGTCACGCTGGAGAACGGCGAGAGGCTGGGCGGGGACGCCGTGGTGTGGTGCGGCGGTGCGGTCGGCGCGGGCTGGGCGGGAGAGGCGGGCGTGCAGCGGGCCGGGACCCTGCTCACGCTGGACCGCTCCCCCAGCCTCCAGCCGCTGAGCTTCGGCGCCTACCTGGCCCCGGCGGCGGCCGGGGGCGTGCTGGGCGCGACCTTCGAGGCGCCCACGTCCGGCTGGCCCGGGCAAGGCGAGCAGACGCCCACGCTGCCGCTGCCGTCGCTGGGCTGGCTGCTGGGCAAGGGCGAGGCGCTGACCGACCTGAGCGGCGTGCGGGTCACGGGGCGCTGGAGCGGTCGGCGCCTCTCCGGGCTGGTGGCGGGGCGCCAACCGGACGGCAGTTGGCGGCTCTCGGGGCTGGGCAGCAAGGGCTTCTTGCTGGGGCCGCTGCTGGCGCGTCACGTCGCGGGTGACGTGCTGGCAGCGCGGGGAATGTGA